One stretch of Janibacter limosus DNA includes these proteins:
- a CDS encoding GNAT family N-acetyltransferase — translation MHPVDIVSFASAIDRSAFSCGKPELDDWLKHHAGQQERSGNTRTFLAIDHVQDGVAGYYATTTYRLELGDAARLHGSQKRRYPISAVLLARLAVDEKCARRGIGRQLLLHALMGFAQASQHLGFEMVVVHAFDVDAVTFYTTHGFTPFADNPMHLYLTTKQLRATINVDMP, via the coding sequence ATGCATCCGGTCGACATCGTGTCCTTCGCGTCTGCCATCGACCGATCCGCGTTCTCTTGCGGTAAGCCAGAGCTGGATGACTGGCTGAAGCACCATGCTGGCCAGCAGGAGAGGTCGGGGAACACGCGGACCTTCCTGGCCATCGATCACGTCCAAGACGGTGTCGCGGGCTATTACGCAACCACCACCTACCGGCTCGAGCTCGGGGACGCAGCAAGGCTGCACGGATCGCAGAAGCGGCGCTACCCGATCTCTGCGGTCCTCTTGGCGAGGCTGGCGGTGGACGAGAAGTGCGCTCGTCGTGGCATCGGCCGCCAACTCCTGCTCCACGCGCTGATGGGGTTCGCTCAAGCGAGTCAACACCTCGGGTTCGAGATGGTTGTCGTCCACGCCTTCGACGTCGACGCGGTCACCTTCTACACCACACACGGCTTCACTCCCTTCGCGGACAACCCCATGCATCTGTACCTGACGACGAAGCAGCTACGCGCGACCATCAACGTGGATATGCCTTGA
- a CDS encoding MBL fold metallo-hydrolase has protein sequence MTASATADWTAPGPEEVAPGVHRIPLPLPMDGLKAVNVYAVLGEERHTLIDGGWEIEVAQRALDDALGELGLVTQDFEQCLVTHHHRDHFTMAMGLRQRAGLIVGLGEGEAPQLEAIRSTHGLEGSHTLLVAAGATSVIEDLSRLPHEEQDRSLWADPDRWLVDDESVTAGHRSLRVKATPGHTSGHVVFFDDDADLVFAGDHVLPHITPSIGFQAKPEPTPLADYLDSLAAMLTERDRVLLPAHGAAGGSLHRRVEELLAHHERRLAQTEAVVRAGASTGFDAARALRWTRHERHLDELDPFNQMLATTETLAHLQVLAAQQRVRQSEVDGVWRYS, from the coding sequence ATGACAGCGAGCGCCACTGCCGACTGGACCGCCCCGGGACCCGAAGAGGTCGCTCCCGGGGTGCACCGCATCCCCCTTCCCCTGCCGATGGACGGGCTCAAGGCGGTCAACGTCTACGCCGTCCTCGGCGAGGAGCGGCACACCCTCATCGACGGCGGCTGGGAGATCGAGGTTGCGCAGCGGGCGCTCGACGACGCGCTGGGCGAGCTCGGGCTGGTGACGCAGGACTTCGAGCAGTGCCTCGTCACGCACCACCACCGTGACCACTTCACGATGGCGATGGGTCTGCGGCAGCGCGCCGGTCTGATCGTCGGACTGGGCGAAGGGGAGGCCCCGCAGCTGGAGGCGATCCGCAGCACCCACGGGCTGGAGGGGTCCCACACCCTGCTGGTCGCCGCGGGCGCCACCTCGGTGATCGAGGACCTGTCCCGGCTCCCCCACGAGGAGCAGGACCGGTCGCTGTGGGCCGACCCCGACCGCTGGCTCGTCGACGACGAGTCGGTGACGGCGGGGCACCGCTCGCTGCGGGTCAAGGCGACGCCGGGGCACACGAGCGGGCACGTCGTCTTCTTCGACGACGACGCCGACCTCGTCTTCGCCGGCGACCATGTCCTGCCGCACATCACGCCGTCGATCGGCTTCCAGGCCAAGCCGGAGCCGACCCCGCTCGCGGACTACCTCGACTCGCTGGCCGCGATGCTGACCGAGCGCGACCGCGTGCTGCTGCCGGCCCACGGAGCGGCCGGCGGTAGCTTGCACCGGCGGGTCGAGGAGCTGCTCGCCCACCACGAGCGTCGGTTGGCGCAGACCGAGGCGGTGGTGCGAGCGGGCGCGTCCACCGGGTTCGACGCGGCCCGCGCGCTGCGCTGGACCCGTCACGAGCGGCACCTGGACGAGCTCGACCCCTTCAACCAGATGCTCGCCACCACCGAGACGCTCGCGCACCTGCAGGTGCTCGCCGCGCAGCAGCGGGTGCGGCAGAGCGAGGTCGACGGGGTGTGGCGCTACTCGTGA
- a CDS encoding alpha/beta fold hydrolase: MTIDHTLVGSGPTKVITVHGWFGGEDGWGLLPELIDTEAYTVAFFDLRGYGRRIDVEGDYTLDEVATDVFALADELGWKEFALLGHSMGGAMVLRTFSDDPERITAVVGISPVPASGVPLDPDSQALFDGAAQDHGNRRAIIDFTTGNRQPAGWLDAMVAYSGEHSRPEAVAGYLVAWTGADFVADLPGVHVPIHAIVGEHDPALGEATMRATWMEQLAGCELTVVPNAGHYAMFEAPVSLIGAIDATLRGTD; the protein is encoded by the coding sequence ATGACGATCGACCACACGCTGGTGGGCTCGGGCCCGACCAAGGTGATCACCGTGCACGGCTGGTTCGGCGGGGAGGACGGCTGGGGCCTGCTCCCCGAGCTCATCGACACCGAGGCGTACACCGTCGCCTTCTTCGACCTGCGCGGGTACGGGCGCCGGATCGACGTCGAGGGCGACTACACGCTCGACGAGGTCGCGACCGATGTCTTCGCCCTGGCCGACGAGCTGGGTTGGAAGGAGTTCGCCCTGCTCGGTCACTCGATGGGTGGGGCGATGGTGCTGCGCACCTTCAGCGACGACCCGGAGCGGATCACCGCCGTCGTCGGGATCAGCCCGGTCCCGGCCTCTGGCGTCCCCCTCGACCCGGACTCCCAGGCGCTCTTCGACGGCGCGGCACAGGACCACGGCAACCGCCGCGCGATCATCGACTTCACCACGGGCAACCGACAGCCAGCCGGCTGGCTCGATGCGATGGTCGCCTACTCCGGCGAGCACTCGCGACCAGAGGCCGTGGCCGGCTACCTGGTGGCGTGGACGGGCGCGGACTTCGTCGCCGACCTGCCGGGGGTGCATGTGCCGATCCACGCGATCGTCGGCGAACACGACCCGGCGCTGGGCGAGGCGACAATGCGCGCCACGTGGATGGAGCAGCTCGCCGGGTGCGAGCTGACGGTCGTCCCCAACGCCGGGCACTACGCGATGTTCGAGGCGCCGGTCTCGCTCATCGGGGCGATCGACGCGACGCTGCGCGGCACGGACTGA
- a CDS encoding putative quinol monooxygenase — translation MINVIATISVKPECTDDFEAAVATARAAFLADEGCLRYDLQRVAKSEGDYVFIEAYDSKDALRRHGSMDVFAAMGEATKTFVTGPPQVTVMSPVGDQVDLAG, via the coding sequence ATGATCAATGTCATCGCCACCATCAGCGTCAAGCCCGAGTGCACCGACGACTTCGAGGCGGCCGTCGCGACAGCTCGCGCAGCCTTCCTCGCCGACGAAGGGTGCCTGCGCTACGACCTGCAGCGGGTCGCCAAGAGCGAGGGCGACTACGTCTTCATCGAGGCCTACGACTCCAAGGACGCGCTGCGCCGGCACGGCTCGATGGACGTGTTCGCAGCCATGGGGGAGGCGACCAAGACCTTCGTGACGGGCCCGCCCCAGGTCACCGTGATGTCGCCTGTCGGAGACCAGGTGGACCTGGCCGGCTGA